One genomic window of Paenarthrobacter ureafaciens includes the following:
- the hemL gene encoding glutamate-1-semialdehyde 2,1-aminomutase — translation MTSYTPVSDQLFDRAQSLMPGGVNSPVRAFGSVGGTPKFMVSAKGAYLTDADGRDYVDLVCSWGPALLGHAHPAVLEAVHAAVDRGLSFGASTPDEANLAALVKERVSAVERIRMVSTGTEATMTAVRLARGFTGRNLIIKFAGCYHGHLDGLLASAGSGVATLALPGSAGVTAAAAAETMVLPYNDLAAVEEAFAAHGKDIAAVITEAAPANMGVVTPGEGFNAGLSRITKEHGALLILDEVLTGFRTGYAGYWGLTGQQEGWAPDLLTFGKVIGGGMPTAALGGRADVMDYLAPVGPVYQAGTLSGNPVAMAAGVATLTHATQEVYAHVDARSLELSAALSSALDAEGVDHSIQRAGNLFSVAFGTSANGVHNYQDAQAQEAFRYAPFFHSMLDSGVYLPPSVYEAWFLSAAHDDAAMNRIYDALPAAAKAAAGATA, via the coding sequence ATGACCTCATACACCCCTGTGTCCGACCAACTGTTCGATCGGGCCCAATCCCTGATGCCCGGTGGTGTCAATTCGCCTGTTCGTGCGTTCGGTTCAGTGGGCGGTACACCGAAGTTCATGGTCTCCGCCAAGGGTGCCTACCTCACCGATGCTGACGGCCGCGATTACGTGGACCTCGTCTGCTCCTGGGGCCCGGCCCTCCTGGGCCACGCCCACCCCGCCGTCCTCGAGGCTGTCCACGCGGCAGTTGACCGGGGCCTCTCTTTCGGCGCGTCCACTCCGGACGAAGCCAACCTTGCCGCACTGGTTAAAGAGCGCGTTTCCGCCGTGGAACGGATCCGGATGGTTTCCACTGGCACGGAAGCCACGATGACAGCAGTCCGGCTCGCCCGCGGCTTCACCGGCCGGAACCTCATCATCAAGTTCGCCGGCTGCTACCACGGCCACCTCGACGGTTTGCTTGCGTCCGCAGGTTCGGGCGTTGCCACCCTTGCACTTCCGGGCTCCGCCGGAGTGACGGCAGCGGCGGCCGCCGAAACCATGGTCTTGCCCTACAACGATCTGGCCGCCGTGGAAGAGGCTTTCGCCGCCCACGGCAAGGACATCGCTGCGGTCATCACGGAAGCAGCGCCGGCCAACATGGGCGTTGTCACCCCGGGAGAGGGCTTCAACGCAGGCCTCTCCCGGATCACCAAGGAACACGGCGCACTGCTCATCCTTGACGAGGTGCTGACCGGATTCCGTACGGGCTACGCCGGGTACTGGGGTTTGACCGGTCAGCAGGAAGGCTGGGCTCCGGACCTGCTGACTTTCGGAAAGGTGATTGGCGGTGGAATGCCGACGGCGGCCCTCGGCGGCCGTGCCGACGTCATGGACTACCTGGCCCCGGTGGGACCGGTGTACCAGGCGGGAACGCTGTCCGGGAATCCCGTTGCCATGGCCGCAGGTGTCGCCACCCTGACGCACGCCACGCAGGAGGTCTACGCGCACGTCGATGCCCGGTCCTTGGAACTCTCCGCTGCCCTGTCGTCCGCCTTGGACGCCGAGGGCGTGGACCACTCCATCCAGCGCGCCGGAAACCTGTTCTCGGTGGCCTTTGGCACGTCAGCCAACGGTGTGCACAACTATCAGGACGCCCAGGCCCAGGAAGCATTCCGGTACGCCCCGTTCTTCCACTCCATGCTGGACTCCGGCGTCTACCTTCCGCCGTCCGTCTACGAAGCATGGTTCCTCTCCGCAGCCCACGACGACGCTGCCATGAACCGGATCTACGACGCACTGCCGGCAGCAGCCAAGGCCGCCGCCGGAGCAACCGCCTGA
- the hemC gene encoding hydroxymethylbilane synthase yields the protein MSVRIGTRASKLALTQTQQTADRLAAVGGFPVELVHIRTEGDVRTGSLSQMGGTGVFVAALRDSLLAETCDVAVHSLKDLPTGAEPGLTIAATPKRVDVRDVLCARDGLTLAELPGGAKIGTGSPRRAAQLRAARPDIEVLDIRGNVDTRLGRVPGLPGNATDDVVEGKSNDLDAVVLAAAGLERMGRLDTVTEYFETSVMLPAPGQGALAIECRTSDAPQRDQTGGGEGVLAQALSALNDDDTRLAVTAERAVLARLEAGCAAPVGAYAFRKGSMLHLEAVVCAVDGTRTVREKKATDGLTEVGATLLGIEVAEQLLAAGAAEIADLAAS from the coding sequence GTGAGCGTCCGCATCGGGACCAGGGCCAGCAAACTGGCCCTCACCCAGACCCAGCAGACGGCGGACCGGTTGGCCGCCGTCGGGGGCTTTCCCGTGGAACTGGTCCACATCAGGACCGAAGGTGATGTCCGGACGGGTTCGCTGTCCCAAATGGGCGGCACGGGCGTGTTCGTTGCAGCGCTCCGTGATTCCTTGCTGGCAGAAACCTGCGACGTCGCCGTGCACTCCTTGAAGGACCTGCCGACAGGCGCCGAACCCGGTCTGACCATCGCGGCAACGCCCAAGCGCGTGGACGTCCGGGATGTATTGTGTGCCCGCGACGGCCTGACCCTGGCCGAACTGCCGGGCGGGGCGAAGATCGGCACGGGCTCCCCGCGCCGCGCGGCTCAACTGCGTGCCGCCCGTCCCGACATCGAGGTCCTGGATATCCGCGGAAACGTCGATACCCGCCTTGGCCGCGTCCCGGGGCTGCCCGGCAACGCTACGGACGACGTCGTGGAGGGCAAGTCCAACGACCTCGACGCCGTAGTCCTGGCCGCCGCCGGCCTTGAGCGCATGGGCCGGCTGGACACCGTCACCGAATACTTCGAAACGTCAGTGATGCTCCCCGCTCCCGGGCAAGGAGCGCTTGCCATCGAATGCCGGACATCCGATGCGCCGCAACGGGACCAGACCGGTGGGGGAGAAGGAGTGCTTGCCCAGGCCCTAAGCGCACTCAACGACGACGACACCCGGCTTGCGGTGACTGCAGAGCGTGCTGTGCTGGCCAGGCTCGAGGCAGGCTGCGCAGCCCCCGTGGGTGCCTACGCGTTCCGGAAAGGCAGCATGCTGCACCTTGAAGCAGTGGTGTGCGCCGTGGATGGGACCCGGACAGTCAGGGAAAAGAAGGCCACGGACGGGCTGACGGAAGTTGGAGCCACCCTGCTCGGCATCGAAGTGGCAGAGCAGTTGCTCGCCGCCGGCGCCGCGGAGATCGCGGACCTTGCCGCTTCCTGA
- a CDS encoding amino acid ABC transporter ATP-binding protein, producing MSEFTSGSLTAKNIHLSFGSNHVLRGIDLHVPQGTTASVIGPSGSGKSTLLRVMNRLIEPDQGDILLDGKSVLKDNPDELRRRIGMVFQQFNLFPHKTVAENVTLALRKLRGMSKDQAREEALAQLDLVGLKHKADVRPANLSGGQQQRVAIARALAMKPEVMFFDEATSALDPELVKGVLALMTDLAKGGMTMVVVTHEMGFSRNVSDTVTFMDAGVVVESGPPEELFTSPRTERLQGFLSDVL from the coding sequence ATGAGCGAGTTCACTTCGGGGTCATTGACGGCCAAGAACATTCACCTTTCCTTCGGCAGCAACCATGTCCTGAGGGGCATCGACCTGCACGTTCCGCAGGGCACCACGGCATCCGTGATCGGTCCTTCCGGTTCCGGCAAGTCCACCCTCCTCAGAGTCATGAACCGGCTCATCGAACCCGACCAGGGGGACATCCTCCTGGACGGCAAGTCGGTACTGAAGGACAACCCGGATGAGCTCCGGCGCCGCATCGGCATGGTGTTCCAGCAGTTCAACCTGTTCCCGCACAAGACAGTTGCGGAGAACGTGACGCTGGCCCTGCGCAAGCTGCGCGGCATGTCCAAGGACCAGGCCCGCGAGGAGGCCCTTGCCCAACTCGATCTGGTGGGACTGAAGCACAAAGCGGACGTCCGGCCGGCCAATCTCTCCGGTGGACAGCAGCAGCGCGTGGCTATTGCCCGCGCACTGGCCATGAAGCCGGAAGTCATGTTCTTCGACGAAGCAACATCGGCTTTGGACCCGGAGCTCGTCAAGGGCGTCCTGGCCCTGATGACGGACTTGGCCAAAGGCGGCATGACCATGGTTGTGGTCACGCACGAGATGGGTTTCTCAAGGAACGTCTCGGACACGGTGACCTTCATGGACGCCGGTGTGGTGGTGGAGTCCGGTCCTCCGGAGGAACTGTTCACCAGCCCCCGCACCGAACGGCTGCAAGGATTCCTTTCGGACGTCCTCTAA
- a CDS encoding uroporphyrinogen-III synthase, with product MPLPDQPDFHALQGRRILITRSADRARPLAVILQGKGAEALVLPLIDFERVEDQGPMDAALDELQGGSFDWLVISSVTTIRVLIEKAAERGIQPRQLVPGTTRVAAVGTSSRSVLEALGIAVDLAPVGQQSAEGLVSLWPAGGGRAFLPQADIAARTLAEGLHAKGTAVSVVTAYHTVDYPARPERRLAGELPPAVVASGQEAGREVTVQDVRVALDHGTLDAVVAASPSGAKRIAGNLLPLGKCRLVAIGRPTAAEAARLGLTVAATAQEPTPDGIATALESVFANEGNTR from the coding sequence TTGCCGCTTCCTGACCAGCCGGACTTCCACGCCCTGCAGGGCCGCCGCATCCTGATCACCAGGAGCGCGGACAGGGCCCGGCCCCTTGCTGTCATTCTGCAGGGCAAGGGGGCGGAAGCCTTGGTGCTCCCGCTCATCGACTTTGAGCGGGTCGAGGACCAGGGGCCGATGGACGCCGCTTTGGATGAACTCCAGGGCGGCTCCTTCGATTGGTTGGTCATCAGCAGCGTCACAACCATCCGCGTGCTGATTGAAAAGGCCGCCGAACGGGGAATCCAGCCCCGCCAATTGGTACCCGGGACTACCCGGGTTGCCGCTGTCGGTACTTCATCCCGGAGCGTCCTTGAGGCACTGGGAATCGCCGTGGACCTGGCCCCGGTAGGCCAGCAGTCCGCCGAAGGCCTGGTGTCTCTGTGGCCCGCTGGCGGGGGCCGTGCGTTCCTGCCCCAGGCGGACATCGCCGCACGCACCTTGGCCGAGGGGCTGCACGCTAAAGGTACGGCCGTATCGGTTGTCACCGCCTATCACACGGTCGACTACCCGGCCCGGCCGGAACGGCGCCTTGCCGGTGAACTGCCGCCCGCCGTCGTGGCCTCCGGCCAGGAAGCCGGCCGTGAAGTGACCGTCCAGGATGTGCGCGTCGCGCTCGACCACGGCACGCTCGACGCCGTTGTGGCCGCCTCACCCAGCGGCGCCAAGCGCATCGCCGGCAACCTCCTGCCGCTGGGAAAGTGCCGCCTTGTGGCCATTGGACGCCCCACCGCCGCGGAAGCAGCGCGGCTCGGCCTGACAGTTGCGGCCACAGCCCAGGAACCTACCCCGGACGGCATCGCGACCGCCTTGGAATCCGTATTCGCCAATGAAGGGAACACAAGATGA
- a CDS encoding ABC transporter substrate-binding protein, giving the protein MKFKAPKWLAAAPVAAALVISLAACGGGTSESSSSATDALAGSDQQTLDKYTTADVTPIDQIDKSKLGLITEGTLRVGTLSDAPPNIFIDGSGKFTGYDNELLRAVGDKLGLKVEFASTDFSALLSQVANKQFDVGSSSISTTDARRKTVGFTNGYDFGYMAVVTKNDAKVTGFADLKEGVRIGVVQGTVQDDYVTNTLKLEPVRFPDYNTVYGNVKNGQIDAWVAPSQQATGQVKEGDNTKIAEKVVNTQNFTAYAVNKDNQPLIDALNAGLDAVIADGTWTKLTAEWYEDRPTAAEQTPQGWKPGSKAVQIPAK; this is encoded by the coding sequence ATGAAATTCAAAGCGCCCAAGTGGCTCGCTGCTGCTCCCGTTGCAGCAGCCCTGGTGATCTCCCTCGCGGCCTGCGGCGGAGGAACCTCAGAGTCGAGCAGCTCAGCGACGGATGCACTCGCGGGCAGCGACCAGCAGACGCTGGACAAATACACCACCGCGGATGTCACTCCGATCGACCAGATCGATAAGTCGAAGCTTGGCCTCATCACCGAAGGTACCCTCCGCGTCGGCACGCTCAGCGACGCTCCGCCGAACATCTTCATCGATGGCTCCGGCAAATTCACCGGCTATGACAATGAGCTCCTGCGCGCGGTCGGCGACAAGCTGGGCCTGAAGGTCGAGTTCGCTTCCACCGACTTCTCCGCACTCCTGTCGCAGGTAGCGAACAAGCAGTTCGACGTCGGATCCTCCTCGATCTCCACCACGGACGCCCGCCGCAAGACGGTCGGCTTCACCAATGGCTACGACTTCGGCTACATGGCGGTCGTGACCAAGAATGACGCCAAGGTCACCGGGTTCGCCGACCTCAAGGAAGGCGTCCGGATCGGCGTCGTCCAGGGCACCGTGCAGGATGACTACGTCACCAACACCCTCAAGCTTGAGCCCGTCCGTTTCCCTGACTACAACACTGTCTACGGCAACGTGAAGAACGGCCAGATCGATGCTTGGGTTGCCCCCTCGCAGCAGGCCACCGGCCAGGTAAAGGAAGGCGACAACACCAAGATCGCCGAAAAGGTTGTCAACACCCAGAACTTCACCGCGTACGCCGTGAACAAGGACAACCAGCCCCTGATCGACGCGCTGAACGCCGGCCTGGACGCTGTCATCGCTGACGGCACGTGGACCAAGCTCACTGCCGAATGGTACGAGGACCGTCCGACGGCGGCCGAGCAGACCCCGCAGGGCTGGAAGCCGGGCAGCAAGGCCGTCCAGATTCCCGCCAAGTAA
- the hemB gene encoding porphobilinogen synthase — MSFPNHRPRRLRTTPAMRRLTAENRLAPADLILPAFIREGLTEPSPISSMPGVVQHTTDTLKRAAAEAVELGVGGIMLFGVPEVRDARGTASLDPEGVLNKAIRDVKAEVGDHLVIMGDVCLDEFTDHGHCGVLDSNGYVDNDATLEIYGQMAVAQAEAGAHVLGPSGMMDGQIAVIRQALEESGHKNTAVLAYAAKYASAFYGPFREAVDSQLQGDRRTYQMDAANRREAILEVELDLEEGADMVMVKPAMSYLDILADVAAMSPVPVSAYQISGEYAMIEAAAANGWIDRRGAITESVLGIKRAGADTILTYWASELAGWLKES, encoded by the coding sequence ATGAGCTTTCCGAACCACCGTCCACGCCGCCTGCGCACGACACCGGCCATGCGACGCCTCACCGCAGAGAACCGCCTGGCGCCCGCAGACCTGATCCTGCCCGCCTTCATTCGCGAGGGCCTGACGGAGCCAAGCCCCATCTCTTCCATGCCCGGCGTCGTCCAGCACACCACGGACACGCTCAAGCGTGCGGCTGCGGAGGCTGTGGAACTGGGCGTTGGCGGCATCATGCTGTTCGGAGTTCCCGAGGTTCGCGATGCCCGGGGGACCGCGTCTTTGGATCCCGAGGGCGTCCTGAACAAGGCCATCCGCGATGTCAAAGCAGAAGTGGGTGATCACCTCGTGATCATGGGAGACGTCTGCCTCGACGAATTCACCGACCACGGGCACTGCGGAGTCCTGGACTCCAATGGTTACGTCGACAACGACGCCACCCTGGAAATCTACGGCCAGATGGCCGTGGCCCAAGCCGAGGCGGGTGCCCACGTGCTGGGGCCCTCGGGCATGATGGATGGCCAGATTGCCGTCATCCGCCAGGCCTTGGAGGAATCCGGGCACAAGAACACGGCCGTGCTGGCCTACGCCGCAAAATACGCTTCGGCTTTTTACGGCCCGTTCCGTGAAGCCGTGGATTCCCAGTTGCAGGGCGACCGCCGGACCTACCAGATGGACGCTGCCAACCGCCGCGAAGCGATCCTGGAAGTGGAACTGGACCTCGAAGAGGGGGCTGACATGGTCATGGTCAAGCCCGCCATGAGCTACCTCGACATCCTGGCCGACGTCGCGGCGATGAGTCCGGTCCCGGTCTCCGCCTACCAAATCTCGGGCGAATACGCCATGATCGAAGCGGCTGCCGCGAACGGTTGGATCGATCGTCGGGGTGCCATCACGGAGTCCGTCCTGGGTATCAAACGGGCAGGTGCCGATACCATTCTCACCTACTGGGCCTCCGAACTCGCAGGCTGGCTTAAGGAGTCCTGA
- a CDS encoding LLM class flavin-dependent oxidoreductase, whose amino-acid sequence MTPVSSDPTAPVGPGEILLGLNTFGDAGLDADGNPKEHAQVLRDLLEEAKLADAVGIHAFGVGEHHRRDFAVSAPEVFLGAAAAVTSRIRLGTAVTVLSSDDPIRVFQRFATVDALSNGRAEVMLGRGSFVESFPLFGLDLADYEVLFEEKLDLFHKVRAQKPVHWEGRTRPNVNGLQVYPRLQHHLLPAWIGVGGTPESVLRCAEYGYPIIFAIIGGEPRRFAPLVNLYREAMGKYGHPMRQIATHSPGYIAETDEAAREELFPHWLEQRNRIGSERGWGPGNRGEFEAMCGLQGALYVGSPETVARKIALLKRNLGVDRFDLKYSNGTLPHGSMMRCIELYGTEVAPRVAELLAEQA is encoded by the coding sequence ATGACCCCTGTATCGTCCGATCCCACGGCCCCTGTGGGTCCCGGGGAGATCCTGCTCGGCCTCAATACTTTCGGAGACGCGGGGCTGGATGCCGACGGGAACCCCAAGGAACACGCGCAAGTCCTGCGCGACTTGCTGGAAGAAGCAAAACTGGCGGACGCCGTCGGAATCCACGCCTTTGGTGTCGGGGAGCACCACCGCCGCGATTTTGCGGTATCCGCGCCCGAAGTGTTCCTCGGCGCCGCTGCCGCCGTGACCTCACGGATCCGGCTGGGAACTGCGGTGACGGTCCTGAGCTCCGATGACCCCATCAGGGTTTTCCAGCGCTTCGCTACCGTTGATGCGTTGTCCAACGGGCGTGCCGAGGTGATGCTGGGCAGGGGATCCTTTGTGGAATCCTTCCCCCTTTTTGGCCTGGACCTGGCTGACTACGAGGTGTTGTTCGAGGAGAAACTGGACCTGTTCCACAAGGTCCGGGCCCAGAAGCCCGTTCACTGGGAAGGCCGGACAAGGCCCAACGTCAACGGGCTGCAGGTTTACCCTCGGCTCCAGCACCACCTGTTGCCCGCCTGGATCGGCGTAGGCGGGACACCGGAATCCGTGCTGCGGTGTGCGGAGTACGGATACCCCATTATTTTCGCCATCATCGGGGGAGAGCCCCGACGATTCGCGCCCCTGGTCAATCTCTACCGGGAGGCGATGGGGAAGTACGGGCACCCCATGCGCCAGATCGCCACGCACTCACCGGGCTACATCGCCGAAACTGATGAAGCCGCGCGCGAAGAACTCTTTCCGCATTGGTTGGAGCAGCGCAACCGGATAGGATCCGAGCGCGGCTGGGGTCCGGGTAACCGCGGCGAGTTCGAGGCCATGTGCGGTCTGCAAGGTGCCCTCTACGTGGGCTCACCCGAGACAGTAGCCCGGAAGATAGCCCTCCTCAAACGGAACCTCGGGGTTGACCGCTTCGATCTCAAATACAGCAACGGAACGCTGCCGCACGGGTCCATGATGCGTTGCATCGAGCTCTACGGCACCGAGGTGGCCCCGCGCGTGGCGGAGCTCCTCGCCGAACAGGCCTAA
- a CDS encoding ferrochelatase → MSTFPISTEPNQVTERGRLEPKNYDAVLLASFGGPEGQEDVIPFLRNVTRGRGIPDERLEEVSHHYRAFGGISPINQQNRELKAAIEGELARRGIELPVLWGNRNWDPYIAPVLQDAYDAGHRRILMLTTSIYSCYSSCRQYREDIGIALTETGLDGKLEVDKIRQYFDHPGVVQPFLEGTAAGLEEIRGKLVAAGETDPDSKIRVLFATHSIPTRDAEAAGRSVDEPREFAEGSAYAAQHLANAKAIMDQVAPDVAWDLVYQSRSGAPHIPWLEPDINDHLEAIAPEGVRGVVIVPLGFVSDHMEVAWDLDTEALETCGNLGIEATRVPTPGTHAAFVSGLVDLICERTVENNISERPHVTDLGPWYDVCRPNCCENFRGAKPVIAEKGATVGSGHDPYPVPEGSK, encoded by the coding sequence ATGAGCACTTTCCCCATCTCCACTGAACCGAACCAGGTGACCGAGCGCGGCAGGCTGGAGCCGAAGAATTACGACGCCGTGCTGCTGGCCTCCTTCGGTGGTCCGGAAGGCCAGGAAGACGTCATCCCGTTCCTTCGGAATGTGACCAGGGGCCGGGGCATCCCTGACGAACGCCTTGAAGAGGTATCGCACCACTACCGCGCCTTTGGCGGTATCAGCCCCATTAACCAGCAGAACCGTGAGCTCAAAGCCGCCATTGAGGGTGAGCTCGCCCGCCGCGGCATCGAGTTGCCTGTGCTGTGGGGCAACCGTAACTGGGACCCGTACATCGCGCCGGTTTTGCAGGACGCCTACGACGCCGGCCACCGCCGCATCCTGATGCTCACCACCAGCATCTACTCCTGCTACTCCAGCTGCCGCCAGTACCGCGAGGACATCGGCATCGCGCTGACGGAAACGGGTTTGGACGGCAAGCTGGAAGTGGACAAGATCCGCCAATACTTCGACCACCCCGGCGTAGTGCAGCCGTTCCTGGAAGGAACCGCGGCCGGACTGGAAGAGATCCGCGGGAAGCTCGTTGCCGCAGGCGAAACGGACCCGGACTCCAAGATCCGTGTCCTGTTCGCAACCCACTCCATCCCTACCCGGGACGCCGAGGCTGCGGGCCGGTCCGTCGACGAGCCCCGCGAATTCGCCGAAGGTTCCGCCTACGCAGCCCAGCACCTCGCCAACGCCAAAGCCATCATGGACCAGGTGGCACCGGACGTTGCCTGGGACCTCGTGTACCAGTCGCGTTCCGGAGCGCCGCACATTCCGTGGTTGGAACCGGACATCAATGACCACCTTGAAGCGATCGCGCCCGAAGGCGTCCGCGGTGTGGTGATCGTGCCGCTCGGATTCGTGAGCGACCATATGGAGGTCGCCTGGGACCTCGACACCGAGGCGCTGGAGACGTGCGGAAACCTCGGAATCGAAGCTACCCGGGTCCCAACCCCCGGCACCCACGCGGCATTTGTCTCCGGCCTGGTGGACCTGATCTGCGAACGCACCGTGGAGAACAACATCTCCGAGCGGCCGCACGTGACGGACCTCGGCCCGTGGTACGACGTATGCCGCCCGAACTGCTGCGAGAACTTCAGGGGTGCCAAGCCCGTGATAGCCGAGAAAGGCGCCACTGTCGGTAGCGGACATGACCCCTATCCGGTGCCGGAGGGCAGCAAGTGA
- a CDS encoding amino acid ABC transporter permease has translation MDILKQLADTFLDWEAMGEVIPKMFAVGLPNTLVLAIISGIIGTVLGMALALMGISRNPVARWIARVYTDILRGLPPVLTILVIGFGFGPIIRELTGSTSPYPMAIAALSLMSGAYIGEIFRSGIQSVDKGQLEASRALGFGYGASMRLVVVPQGIRRVLPALVNQFIALIKESSLVFLLGLLASEREIFQIGKDAAANTGNLSPYVAAAVFYLALTIPLTHFVNWIDARMRSGRPEKKEPDDAAAVVGKGAQA, from the coding sequence ATGGATATCCTCAAGCAACTCGCAGACACCTTCCTTGACTGGGAGGCGATGGGCGAAGTCATTCCCAAGATGTTCGCCGTAGGCCTGCCGAATACCCTCGTTTTGGCAATCATCTCGGGGATCATCGGGACGGTGCTGGGCATGGCCCTTGCACTGATGGGGATTTCCCGGAACCCTGTGGCCCGGTGGATTGCCCGTGTGTACACGGACATCCTCCGCGGCCTGCCCCCGGTGCTGACCATCCTGGTGATCGGGTTCGGCTTCGGACCCATCATCCGGGAACTGACCGGCTCCACCAGCCCGTACCCCATGGCAATCGCTGCGTTGTCCTTGATGTCCGGCGCCTACATCGGTGAAATTTTCCGATCGGGCATCCAGAGCGTTGACAAGGGCCAGCTGGAAGCCTCCCGCGCCCTTGGCTTTGGCTACGGCGCTTCCATGCGGCTCGTGGTGGTACCCCAAGGTATCCGCCGCGTGCTTCCGGCGCTGGTGAACCAGTTCATTGCACTGATCAAGGAATCCTCGCTGGTGTTCCTCTTGGGTCTTCTGGCCTCGGAACGCGAAATCTTCCAGATCGGCAAGGACGCAGCGGCGAACACAGGAAACCTGTCGCCATACGTCGCTGCGGCCGTGTTCTACCTCGCGTTGACCATTCCGCTGACGCACTTCGTGAACTGGATCGACGCCAGGATGCGCTCAGGACGCCCTGAGAAGAAAGAACCGGACGATGCCGCGGCAGTCGTCGGAAAGGGAGCCCAGGCATGA
- a CDS encoding glycoside hydrolase family 3 N-terminal domain-containing protein, which translates to MRTTTSFAFPSKSVTAVSKTVMALGLTAVLATGCSNSGAPGSATPTAPHSSPAPPSASSPPAATQSPGPASASRDAGPSLSAAPPTSAAPADTASQQLSRLSLDQRVGQLFMVAAKATGADPGTMTALTTYHTGNVYLSGRSKAGSEATAKVVASLTGTVSPGTTGNLPLFVGTDQEGGNVQVLSGPGFTTIPAATAQAGLGGTRLRSEAAVWGKELRSAGVNVNLAPVLDTVASPEFAPSNGPIGRFQRQYGYSPGTVSELGNAFALGMADAGVAPVVKHFPGLGRVVPNTDVSKDVRDKETTRTDPALAPFRAAIRNGTRWVMLSNAYYDKIDPATIAPFSPVITSMLREDLAFDGIIVSDDLCSAAQLEPWGSADRALNFFGAGGTMMVCADPSRIPAMHQAVVDKAQSDPAFMRKIDDAVLTILRVKAASAL; encoded by the coding sequence ATGCGCACCACCACGTCCTTTGCCTTCCCCAGCAAGTCCGTCACGGCTGTCAGCAAGACCGTCATGGCTCTTGGTCTCACCGCAGTTCTGGCAACCGGGTGCTCCAACAGCGGAGCTCCCGGGTCCGCCACCCCGACAGCCCCGCACTCAAGCCCCGCTCCGCCGTCGGCGTCCTCCCCGCCGGCCGCGACGCAAAGTCCTGGCCCCGCCTCAGCCTCAAGGGACGCGGGGCCCAGCTTGAGCGCTGCGCCGCCTACTTCGGCCGCACCTGCTGATACTGCGTCCCAACAATTGTCCCGGCTCAGCCTGGATCAGCGGGTTGGCCAGTTGTTCATGGTCGCGGCCAAGGCAACGGGCGCGGATCCGGGCACCATGACGGCCCTGACTACCTACCACACAGGAAATGTCTATCTGAGCGGCCGCAGCAAAGCAGGCTCCGAGGCAACGGCCAAGGTCGTGGCCTCCCTGACCGGAACCGTCAGCCCGGGCACCACCGGGAACCTTCCGCTGTTCGTCGGGACGGACCAAGAGGGCGGCAACGTGCAGGTCCTTTCCGGTCCCGGATTCACAACCATTCCTGCGGCAACAGCACAGGCCGGGCTGGGCGGAACCCGGTTACGTTCCGAGGCAGCCGTGTGGGGCAAGGAACTGCGGAGCGCAGGTGTCAACGTGAACCTCGCGCCGGTTCTGGACACCGTTGCCAGCCCGGAGTTCGCACCGTCCAACGGCCCTATCGGACGGTTCCAGCGTCAGTACGGCTATTCACCCGGAACGGTGTCCGAACTGGGTAACGCCTTCGCCTTGGGCATGGCCGACGCAGGCGTGGCACCGGTGGTGAAGCATTTCCCGGGCTTGGGGAGGGTAGTGCCCAACACGGACGTCAGCAAGGACGTGCGGGATAAGGAAACAACCCGGACCGATCCCGCCTTGGCGCCTTTCCGTGCGGCTATCAGGAATGGAACCCGCTGGGTCATGCTCTCCAACGCGTACTACGACAAGATTGACCCCGCCACCATTGCTCCGTTCTCGCCCGTGATCACGTCAATGCTCCGCGAGGACCTGGCATTCGACGGGATCATTGTCTCAGATGACCTGTGCAGTGCCGCCCAACTGGAACCCTGGGGGAGTGCTGACCGGGCGCTGAACTTCTTCGGGGCCGGGGGAACCATGATGGTCTGCGCGGACCCTTCCCGGATCCCTGCCATGCACCAGGCCGTCGTCGACAAGGCGCAGTCGGATCCTGCCTTCATGCGGAAGATCGACGATGCAGTCCTGACGATTTTGCGGGTCAAAGCCGCGTCAGCCCTTTAG